DNA from Leptospira terpstrae serovar Hualin str. LT 11-33 = ATCC 700639:
AGGTGATGTTTTAACTTCCAAAGATACAATTGTAACTGGCCAAAATGGTTCGGTCGAAATTCTTGTTGGCGAAGACGGAGTTTTGAAATTAAACAAAAATACTTCTCTTAGCGTAAGCCAAGCATTTGCCGCAAACGATGGTTCTCGCGCTACAGAAGTGAACATGCAATACGGAAAACTAGTGACTGTTCTACGCAAAGAAAGAAAAACAGAATCTTTCAGTGTTGTCACTCCTACTTCGATTGCGGGTGTTCGTGGAACGATCTTCCTAACCAATGTGGAAAATCCATCAGCTAAAGGTGGAAACGTTGCTTGTGGTTCTGGAAACTGCGTTGTAAAGTATACTGTACTTGATGGTGCGGTTGCGATCCGTAAATCAAACTCAGAGAATGAAATCGTAGTCGACAAACAGAAAACAGCTGAAGTCGGAAATGAAACTAAACTTTCTGATAAAATGATCAAACCAATGGACAAACAATCCCTTTCAGAGATGAAAGAAATGTTGGCTTTTGAAAATACTAAGATGTTACAATTTGAGTCTCTTGCAAATGAACTTAAGTCCAACAACGAAGAACTTCAAAAATTAAACATTGGATCTTCAGTAGAAGAATTGGAAAAAGCAGCAAAATCTCGTGAGATTACTAAATCTAAATCAGACGAAGTGATCACAACTGCTAAGTCTATCGAAGATTCTAAATACATTAAAAAAGATGTTCAGAAAGATTCCCTAAAATTGGCACCAAAAGAGAGTTTTGATAAGACGAAATGAGATATGTTTATTTACCGGTCCTTTGTTTTTTAGTCGGTTATTGTTCTTCGGTCACAAAGATCGAAACTTTAAATCGAAGTTTTACAAAACCTAAGTTCATCACTCCAGAACCGGGTGAGTCGGAACCCCTTCCTTCGGGCAGAGATTACAAAGAACGACTGGTAAATAAATCCACTCCTTATTTTTCACTCCTCTGGAAACAAGTTCCAGAGGAGTTTTCAAAATCTGACCTTTTGTTACTCGAAGAGAAAGTCCTCTTCCCACACAACAAACTGGGTATTTACAAAAAAGCCCCCAAGGATCCAGATCCAAAATTTTCGGAAGTTTCTGATTTAGATTTGGTTTTGGAATTGTCTCTCACTCGCAGTGCCGAAAGACATTCGATTGAAGTCCAATACAAAGATCCTGTTTTGTCGCAAAACTATGGCAAGGCGATCTTTGTTTACCAAGAAGAAAAAGAACCTGTAACCAAGTCATTAAAATCATTTGACGTTTTCCATGGAAAAAGACAACTCCAACCTTTGACAGGAAGTGTCCCTGTGTATTTTGCAGAAGTTTCTTCCCCATCGGAAGATGAATTACGAAATTATTTTACTTCCTCCTTACGTGGAAATGCCTCAGTGTTTTCTACCTCACCAGGTACCACAATTTATTTGGATGGTGTGGAAGTGGGTAAAGCTCCTTTACTTTCCTAT
Protein-coding regions in this window:
- a CDS encoding FecR family protein, whose translation is MKRTIINQLSVLGFVAIFAIFFTACQKDSKESVTTVTDKSQQESNVVVAFVKGDVVVIRESGQVKPNLGDVLTSKDTIVTGQNGSVEILVGEDGVLKLNKNTSLSVSQAFAANDGSRATEVNMQYGKLVTVLRKERKTESFSVVTPTSIAGVRGTIFLTNVENPSAKGGNVACGSGNCVVKYTVLDGAVAIRKSNSENEIVVDKQKTAEVGNETKLSDKMIKPMDKQSLSEMKEMLAFENTKMLQFESLANELKSNNEELQKLNIGSSVEELEKAAKSREITKSKSDEVITTAKSIEDSKYIKKDVQKDSLKLAPKESFDKTK